The following are encoded together in the Zingiber officinale cultivar Zhangliang chromosome 8A, Zo_v1.1, whole genome shotgun sequence genome:
- the LOC122009442 gene encoding V-type proton ATPase subunit D-like, translating to MSGQGQRLTVVPTVTMLGVMKARLVGATRGHALLKKKSDALTVQFRAILKQIVSTKESMGDIMRSSSFALTEVKYVTGDNIKHVVLESVKSASLRVRSRQENVAGVKLPRFEHFVDHGAGDAKSDLTGLARGGQQIQACRVAFVKAIEVLVELASLQTSFLTLDEAIKTTNRRVNALENVVKPRLENTISYIKAELDELEREDFFRLKKIQGYKKREIQRQEQAAKKFAEEQHADKISLKKGISIKSAYNLLEAGAGKDEDIIF from the coding sequence ATGTCTGGTCAAGGTCAGCGTTTGACTGTGGTCCCAACAGTAACAATGCTTGGTGTGATGAAGGCTCGGCTTGTTGGTGCCACCCGAGGCCATGCTCTTCTCAAGAAGAAGAGTGATGCCCTCACGGTGCAATTTCGTGCCATCTTGAAGCAAATTGTTTCCACGAAGGAGTCCATGGGTGACATTATGCGCAGCTCTTCCTTTGCGCTCACTGAGGTTAAGTATGTCACTGGAGACAATATAAAGCATGTTGTGCTTGAGTCCGTTAAATCTGCATCTCTTAGGGTAAGATCCCGCCAGGAGAATGTTGCTGGTGTCAAGCTACCCCGCTTTGAGCACTTTGTGGACCATGGTGCTGGGGATGCCAAGTCTGATCTTACTGGTCTAGCACGTGGTGGTCAGCAGATTCAGGCTTGTCGTGTTGCATTTGTCAAGGCGATTGAGGTTCTTGTTGAGCTTGCTTCTCTTCAAACCTCATTCCTTACCCTTGATGAAGCTATTAAAACCACTAACAGGAGGGTTAATGCCCTTGAGAATGTTGTCAAGCCACGCCTTGAGAACACCATTAGCTACATCAAGGCAGAACTCGATGAACTTGAGCGAGAGGATTTCTTCCGTCTTAAGAAGATTCAGGGGTACAAAAAGCGGGAGATTCAGCGTCAGGAGCAAGCTGCAAAGAAGTTTGCTGAGGAGCAGCATGCTGATAAGATCTCACTAAAGAAGGGAATCTCCATAAAGTCAGCCTACAACTTGCTAGAAGCTGGGGCTGGGAAGGATGAAGATATAATTTTTTAA
- the LOC122010950 gene encoding uncharacterized protein LOC122010950: MGTVNSYHNEARIQFEAFQDQRHSVGNILRVHSHNMEIDYRTCLTAMLDVTRFLLKQGLSFRGHDESTSSSNREITLAIINDIGDKFFSLMVDEARDNSVKEHMGVVLSSHSLKMAIDALFVQHGLSLSRLRGQGYDGASNMCVIEVLGNVHDDTSYFANKGVVAGLIEKMKSYQFVFVLHLMKYILGITNELSLSLQQGDQNIVQVMSLDNMLTRGHGRRRGQLITNFHHYRVEIFCQVVDLIIQEMNNRFSKVSTELLGCISFLHPRNSFSQFDVHKLIHLANFYPEDFCGTDYLFLEQQLMSYFYNLRDDPYFSSIDDLEILAQKLVETEKHLVFPLVYRMIELALVVPVATASVERVFSAMKTVKTDLHNRMRDEWMNDSLVVYIEKDFFSTIENEEILQHFQQMQSRRIQLPLVPTRQPSQTSVMENRSSIKWDKGKVLEF; encoded by the exons ATGGGGACTGTGAATAGTTATCACAATGAAGCTAGAATACAATTTGAGGCTTTTCAAGATCAAAGGCATAGTGTGGGGAATATTTTACGAGTACATAGTCACAATATGGAAATTGATTATCGGACTTGTTTAACAGCAATGTTGGATGTGACACGCTTTCTATTGAAGCAAGGGTTATCCTTTCGTGGACACGACGAGTCAACAAGTTCTTCAAATAGAG AGATCACACTTGCTATAATCAATGATATTGGAGATAAATTCTTTTCTTTGATGGTTGATGAGGCTAGGGACAATTCAGTGAAGGAGCATATGGGAGTTGTTTTGAG TTCTCATTCTTTGAAAATGGCTATTGATGCTTTATTTGTGCAACATGGTTTATCATTATCTAGATTGAGAGGCCAAGGATATGATGGAGCTTCAAATATGTGTG TGATAGAAGTGCTAGGAAATGTACATGATGACACCTCTTATTTTGCAAATAAAGGTGTTGTCGCAGGTTTAAttgagaagatgaagagttatcaATTTGTTTTTGTGTTACATTTGATGAAGTATATATTGGGAATTACAAATGAGTTATCACTTTCCCTACAACAAGGGGATCAAAATATTGTTCAAGTCATGTCCTTG GACAACATGCTAACTCGTGGTCATGGTAGGCGTAGAGGGCAACTCATCACCAATTTTCATCATTATCGTGTGGAGATTTTTTGtcag GTTGTTGATTTAATTATACAAGAGATGAATAATCGTTTTTCAAAAGTTAGTACGGAATTGCTTGGTTGCATATCATTTCTTCATCCAAGAAATTCTTTCTCTCAATTTGATGTTCACAAACTCATCCATCTTGCTAATTTTTATCCCGAGGACTTCTGTGGTActgattatttatttttggaacaaCAACTTATGAGTTACTTTTATAATCTGCGAGATGATCCTTACTTTTCTTCAATTGATGACTTGGAAATTCTTGCTCAGAAATTGGTTGAGACTGAAAAACATTTGGTGTTCCCATTGGTTTATCGTATGATAGAGTTGGCATTAGTTGTACCAGTTGCAACTGCTTCGGTTGAACGAGTTTTTTCTGCAATGAAGACTGTGAAGACTGATTTACACAATAGAATGagagatgaatggatgaatgaCAGTCTAGTTGTATACattgaaaaagattttttttctacAATTGAAAATGAGGAAATATTACAACATTTTCAACAAATGCAGTCTCGTAGAATCCAATTGCCTCTTGTACCGACTCGTCAGCCGTCGCAGACTTCT GTTATGGAGAATCGGTCGAGTATTAAGTGGGACAAGGGAAAGGTTCTCGAGTTCTAG